One stretch of Suricata suricatta isolate VVHF042 chromosome 13, meerkat_22Aug2017_6uvM2_HiC, whole genome shotgun sequence DNA includes these proteins:
- the SH2D3C gene encoding SH2 domain-containing protein 3C isoform X11, protein MAGAAGEPEAGGDYVKFSKEKYILDSSPEKLHKELEEELKLSSTDLRSHAWYHGRIPREVSETLVQRNGDFLIRDSLTSLGDYVLTCRWRNQALHFKINKVVVKAGESYTHIQYLFEQESFDHVPALVRYHVGSRKAVSEQSGAIIYCPVNRTFPLRYLEACYGLGQGSGKAAGPASPSGPKGSHMKRRSVTMTDGLTADKVTRGDGCPTSTSLPHPRESIRNCALSMDQIPDLHSPMSPISESPSSPAYSTVTRVHAAPPAPSATALPASPVTRRSSEPQLCPGSAPKPPGESDKGPYASPSHTLCKASPSPSVSSYSDPDSGHYCQLQPPVRGSREWAAAEASSRQARSYGERLKELSENGAPEGDWGRTFKVPIVEATSSFNPATFQSLLIPKDNRPLEVGLLRKVKELLAEVDARTLARHVTKVDCLVARILGVTKEMQTLMGVRWGMELLTLPHGRQLRLDLLERFHTMSIMLAVDILGCTGSAEERAALLHKTIQLAAELRGTMGNMFSFAAVMGALDMAQIARLEQTWVTLRQRHTEGAILYEKKLKPFLKSLNEGKEGPPLSNTTFPHVLPLITLLECDSAPAESPEPWGSTEHGVEVVLAHLEAARTVAHHGGLYHTNAEVKLQGFQARPELLEVFSTEFQMRLLWGSQGASSSQARRYEKFDKVLTALSHKLEPAVRSSEL, encoded by the exons ATGGCAGG ggCCGCTGGAGAGCCAGAGGCTGGCGGGGACTACGTGAAG TTCTCCAAGGAGAAGTACATCCTGGACTCCTCACCTGAGAAATTGCACAAGGAGTTGGAGGAGGAACTCAAACTCAGCAGCACGGATCTCCGCAGCCATGCCTGGTACCATGGCCGCATCCCCCGTGAG GTCTCGGAGACCCTGGTGCAACGCAATGGCGACTTCCTCATCCGGGACTCACTCACCAGCCTGGGTGACTATGTGCTCACCTGCCGCTGGCGCAACCAGGCCTTACACTTCAAGATCAACAAGGTGGTGGTGAAGGCGGGTGAGAGCTACACCCACATCCAGTACCTGTTTGAGCAGGAGAGCTTCGACCACGTGCCGGCGCTCGTGCGGTACCACGTGGGCAGTCGCAAGGCTGTGTCGGAGCAGAGCGGGGCCATCATCTACTGCCCCGTCAATCGCACCTTCCCGCTGCGCTACCTGGAGGCCTGCTATGGCTTGGGCCAGGGCAGCGGCAAGGCTGCCGGCCCCGCCAGCCCCTCGGGCCCCAAGGGCAGCCACATGAAGAGGCGCAGCGTCACCATGACTGACGGGCTCACCGCCGACAAGGTCACCCGCGGCGACGGCTGCCCCACGAG CACATCACTGCCCCACCCCCGGGAGTCCATCCGCAACTGTGCCCTCAGCATGGACCAGATCCCAGACCTGCACTCGCCCATGTCCCCCATCTCCGAGAGTCCCAGCTCCCCCGCCTACAGTACTG TGACCCGTGTCCACGCTGCCCCTCCAGCTCCTTCTGCCACAGCGCTGCCTGCCTCGCCTGTCACCCGCCGCTCCAGTGAACCCCAGCTGTGTCCTGGAAGTGCCCCAAAGCCCCCTGGGGAATCGGACAAGGGCCCTTATGCCAGTCCCTCCCACACGCTCTGCAAGGCCTCCCCATCACCATCAGTTAGCAGCTACAGTGACCCGGACTCTGGCCATTACTGCCAGCTCCAGCCACCTGTCCGTGGCAGCCGAGAGTGGGCAGCAGCTGAGGCCTCCAGCCGGCAGGCCAGGAGCTACGGAGAGAGGCTAAAGGAACTGTCAGAAAATGGGGCCCCCGAGGGGGACTGGGGCAGAACCTTCAAGGTCCCCATTGTGGAAGCCACCTCTTCCTTCAACCCAGCCACCTTCCAGTCACTACTGATCCCCAAGGATAACCGGCCACTGGAAGTGGGCCTCCTGCGCAAGGTCAAGGAGCTGCTAGCAGAAGTGGATGCCCGGACGCTGGCCCGGCACGTCACCAAAGTTGACTGCCTG GTTGCTAGGATACTGGGCGTTACCAAGGAGATGCAGACCCTAATGGGAGTCCGCTGGGGCATGGAGCTGCTCACCCTCCCCCATGGCCGGCAGCTACGACTAGACCTGCTGGAAAG GTTCCACACCATGTCCATCATGCTGGCCGTGGACATCCTGGGCTGCACGGGCTCCGCCGAGGAGCGGGCAGCGCTTCTGCACAAGACCATCCAGCTGGCGGCGGAACTCCGGGGGACCATGGGCAACATGTTCAGCTTCGCTGCGGTCATGGGCGCCCTAGATATGGCTCAG ATTGCCCGGCTGGAGCAGACGTGGGTGACCCTTCGGCAGCGACACACAGAAGGTGCCATCCTCTATGAGAAGAAGCTCAAGCCATTTCTCAAGAGCCTCAACGAGGGCAAAG agggcCCGCCGCTGAGCAACACCACCTTTCCCCATGTGCTGCCACTTATCACTCTGCTGGAATGTGACTCGGCCCCAGCGGAgagccctgagccctggggcAGCACGGAGCATGGCGTGGAGGTGGTCCTGGCCCACCTGGAGGCTGCCCGCACCGTGGCACACCACGGAGGCCTGTATCACACCAACGCTGAGGTCAAGCTGCAGG GGTTTCAGGCCCGGCCAGAGCTCCTGGAGGTGTTCAGCACCGAGTTCCAGATGCGCCTTCTCTGGGGCAGCCAGGGCGCCAGCAGCAGCCAGGCCCGACGCTACGAGAAGTTTGACAAGGTCCTCACTGCCCTGTCCCACAAACTGGAGCCTGCTGTCCGCTCCAGCGAGCTGTGA
- the SH2D3C gene encoding SH2 domain-containing protein 3C isoform X5 yields MWSGLGVQGNQRGVREKVDGPQARLQRAKLPMAREGQGGMEPQLLSTAPPPGSLEQPCRCSWTGLGALKGRWRARGWRGLREGQKSPGNKLENNSMHLLSIYFMPGNLTGINSAMSQKSCMTSAQFSKEKYILDSSPEKLHKELEEELKLSSTDLRSHAWYHGRIPREVSETLVQRNGDFLIRDSLTSLGDYVLTCRWRNQALHFKINKVVVKAGESYTHIQYLFEQESFDHVPALVRYHVGSRKAVSEQSGAIIYCPVNRTFPLRYLEACYGLGQGSGKAAGPASPSGPKGSHMKRRSVTMTDGLTADKVTRGDGCPTSTSLPHPRESIRNCALSMDQIPDLHSPMSPISESPSSPAYSTVTRVHAAPPAPSATALPASPVTRRSSEPQLCPGSAPKPPGESDKGPYASPSHTLCKASPSPSVSSYSDPDSGHYCQLQPPVRGSREWAAAEASSRQARSYGERLKELSENGAPEGDWGRTFKVPIVEATSSFNPATFQSLLIPKDNRPLEVGLLRKVKELLAEVDARTLARHVTKVDCLVARILGVTKEMQTLMGVRWGMELLTLPHGRQLRLDLLERFHTMSIMLAVDILGCTGSAEERAALLHKTIQLAAELRGTMGNMFSFAAVMGALDMAQIARLEQTWVTLRQRHTEGAILYEKKLKPFLKSLNEGKEGPPLSNTTFPHVLPLITLLECDSAPAESPEPWGSTEHGVEVVLAHLEAARTVAHHGGLYHTNAEVKLQGFQARPELLEVFSTEFQMRLLWGSQGASSSQARRYEKFDKVLTALSHKLEPAVRSSEL; encoded by the exons ATGTGGTCAGGCCTGGGGGTCCAAGGGAACCAGcggggggtcagagagaaagtAGATGGGCCACAGGCCCGCCTGCAGAGGGCAAAGCTGCCCATGGCAAGGGAGGGCCAGGGTGGAATGGAACCCCAGCTGCTCtctactgcccctcccccaggatccCTTGAGCAGCCTTGCCGTTGCTCCTGGACCGGGTTGGGGGCCCTGAAG ggCCGCTGGAGAGCCAGAGGCTGGCGGGGACTACGTGAAG GACAAAAAAGTCCAGGCAATAAGCTTGAAAATAACAGCatgcatttactgagcatttactttATGCCTGGCAACTTAACGGGCATCAACTCAGCCATGTCTCAGAAGAGTTGTATGACGTCAGCACAG TTCTCCAAGGAGAAGTACATCCTGGACTCCTCACCTGAGAAATTGCACAAGGAGTTGGAGGAGGAACTCAAACTCAGCAGCACGGATCTCCGCAGCCATGCCTGGTACCATGGCCGCATCCCCCGTGAG GTCTCGGAGACCCTGGTGCAACGCAATGGCGACTTCCTCATCCGGGACTCACTCACCAGCCTGGGTGACTATGTGCTCACCTGCCGCTGGCGCAACCAGGCCTTACACTTCAAGATCAACAAGGTGGTGGTGAAGGCGGGTGAGAGCTACACCCACATCCAGTACCTGTTTGAGCAGGAGAGCTTCGACCACGTGCCGGCGCTCGTGCGGTACCACGTGGGCAGTCGCAAGGCTGTGTCGGAGCAGAGCGGGGCCATCATCTACTGCCCCGTCAATCGCACCTTCCCGCTGCGCTACCTGGAGGCCTGCTATGGCTTGGGCCAGGGCAGCGGCAAGGCTGCCGGCCCCGCCAGCCCCTCGGGCCCCAAGGGCAGCCACATGAAGAGGCGCAGCGTCACCATGACTGACGGGCTCACCGCCGACAAGGTCACCCGCGGCGACGGCTGCCCCACGAG CACATCACTGCCCCACCCCCGGGAGTCCATCCGCAACTGTGCCCTCAGCATGGACCAGATCCCAGACCTGCACTCGCCCATGTCCCCCATCTCCGAGAGTCCCAGCTCCCCCGCCTACAGTACTG TGACCCGTGTCCACGCTGCCCCTCCAGCTCCTTCTGCCACAGCGCTGCCTGCCTCGCCTGTCACCCGCCGCTCCAGTGAACCCCAGCTGTGTCCTGGAAGTGCCCCAAAGCCCCCTGGGGAATCGGACAAGGGCCCTTATGCCAGTCCCTCCCACACGCTCTGCAAGGCCTCCCCATCACCATCAGTTAGCAGCTACAGTGACCCGGACTCTGGCCATTACTGCCAGCTCCAGCCACCTGTCCGTGGCAGCCGAGAGTGGGCAGCAGCTGAGGCCTCCAGCCGGCAGGCCAGGAGCTACGGAGAGAGGCTAAAGGAACTGTCAGAAAATGGGGCCCCCGAGGGGGACTGGGGCAGAACCTTCAAGGTCCCCATTGTGGAAGCCACCTCTTCCTTCAACCCAGCCACCTTCCAGTCACTACTGATCCCCAAGGATAACCGGCCACTGGAAGTGGGCCTCCTGCGCAAGGTCAAGGAGCTGCTAGCAGAAGTGGATGCCCGGACGCTGGCCCGGCACGTCACCAAAGTTGACTGCCTG GTTGCTAGGATACTGGGCGTTACCAAGGAGATGCAGACCCTAATGGGAGTCCGCTGGGGCATGGAGCTGCTCACCCTCCCCCATGGCCGGCAGCTACGACTAGACCTGCTGGAAAG GTTCCACACCATGTCCATCATGCTGGCCGTGGACATCCTGGGCTGCACGGGCTCCGCCGAGGAGCGGGCAGCGCTTCTGCACAAGACCATCCAGCTGGCGGCGGAACTCCGGGGGACCATGGGCAACATGTTCAGCTTCGCTGCGGTCATGGGCGCCCTAGATATGGCTCAG ATTGCCCGGCTGGAGCAGACGTGGGTGACCCTTCGGCAGCGACACACAGAAGGTGCCATCCTCTATGAGAAGAAGCTCAAGCCATTTCTCAAGAGCCTCAACGAGGGCAAAG agggcCCGCCGCTGAGCAACACCACCTTTCCCCATGTGCTGCCACTTATCACTCTGCTGGAATGTGACTCGGCCCCAGCGGAgagccctgagccctggggcAGCACGGAGCATGGCGTGGAGGTGGTCCTGGCCCACCTGGAGGCTGCCCGCACCGTGGCACACCACGGAGGCCTGTATCACACCAACGCTGAGGTCAAGCTGCAGG GGTTTCAGGCCCGGCCAGAGCTCCTGGAGGTGTTCAGCACCGAGTTCCAGATGCGCCTTCTCTGGGGCAGCCAGGGCGCCAGCAGCAGCCAGGCCCGACGCTACGAGAAGTTTGACAAGGTCCTCACTGCCCTGTCCCACAAACTGGAGCCTGCTGTCCGCTCCAGCGAGCTGTGA
- the SH2D3C gene encoding SH2 domain-containing protein 3C isoform X9, with the protein MCQALCWELSSDGVGAAGEPEAGGDYVKFSKEKYILDSSPEKLHKELEEELKLSSTDLRSHAWYHGRIPREVSETLVQRNGDFLIRDSLTSLGDYVLTCRWRNQALHFKINKVVVKAGESYTHIQYLFEQESFDHVPALVRYHVGSRKAVSEQSGAIIYCPVNRTFPLRYLEACYGLGQGSGKAAGPASPSGPKGSHMKRRSVTMTDGLTADKVTRGDGCPTSTSLPHPRESIRNCALSMDQIPDLHSPMSPISESPSSPAYSTVTRVHAAPPAPSATALPASPVTRRSSEPQLCPGSAPKPPGESDKGPYASPSHTLCKASPSPSVSSYSDPDSGHYCQLQPPVRGSREWAAAEASSRQARSYGERLKELSENGAPEGDWGRTFKVPIVEATSSFNPATFQSLLIPKDNRPLEVGLLRKVKELLAEVDARTLARHVTKVDCLVARILGVTKEMQTLMGVRWGMELLTLPHGRQLRLDLLERFHTMSIMLAVDILGCTGSAEERAALLHKTIQLAAELRGTMGNMFSFAAVMGALDMAQIARLEQTWVTLRQRHTEGAILYEKKLKPFLKSLNEGKEGPPLSNTTFPHVLPLITLLECDSAPAESPEPWGSTEHGVEVVLAHLEAARTVAHHGGLYHTNAEVKLQGFQARPELLEVFSTEFQMRLLWGSQGASSSQARRYEKFDKVLTALSHKLEPAVRSSEL; encoded by the exons atgtgccaggcactgtgctgggagcTTAGCAGTGATGGCGTCGG ggCCGCTGGAGAGCCAGAGGCTGGCGGGGACTACGTGAAG TTCTCCAAGGAGAAGTACATCCTGGACTCCTCACCTGAGAAATTGCACAAGGAGTTGGAGGAGGAACTCAAACTCAGCAGCACGGATCTCCGCAGCCATGCCTGGTACCATGGCCGCATCCCCCGTGAG GTCTCGGAGACCCTGGTGCAACGCAATGGCGACTTCCTCATCCGGGACTCACTCACCAGCCTGGGTGACTATGTGCTCACCTGCCGCTGGCGCAACCAGGCCTTACACTTCAAGATCAACAAGGTGGTGGTGAAGGCGGGTGAGAGCTACACCCACATCCAGTACCTGTTTGAGCAGGAGAGCTTCGACCACGTGCCGGCGCTCGTGCGGTACCACGTGGGCAGTCGCAAGGCTGTGTCGGAGCAGAGCGGGGCCATCATCTACTGCCCCGTCAATCGCACCTTCCCGCTGCGCTACCTGGAGGCCTGCTATGGCTTGGGCCAGGGCAGCGGCAAGGCTGCCGGCCCCGCCAGCCCCTCGGGCCCCAAGGGCAGCCACATGAAGAGGCGCAGCGTCACCATGACTGACGGGCTCACCGCCGACAAGGTCACCCGCGGCGACGGCTGCCCCACGAG CACATCACTGCCCCACCCCCGGGAGTCCATCCGCAACTGTGCCCTCAGCATGGACCAGATCCCAGACCTGCACTCGCCCATGTCCCCCATCTCCGAGAGTCCCAGCTCCCCCGCCTACAGTACTG TGACCCGTGTCCACGCTGCCCCTCCAGCTCCTTCTGCCACAGCGCTGCCTGCCTCGCCTGTCACCCGCCGCTCCAGTGAACCCCAGCTGTGTCCTGGAAGTGCCCCAAAGCCCCCTGGGGAATCGGACAAGGGCCCTTATGCCAGTCCCTCCCACACGCTCTGCAAGGCCTCCCCATCACCATCAGTTAGCAGCTACAGTGACCCGGACTCTGGCCATTACTGCCAGCTCCAGCCACCTGTCCGTGGCAGCCGAGAGTGGGCAGCAGCTGAGGCCTCCAGCCGGCAGGCCAGGAGCTACGGAGAGAGGCTAAAGGAACTGTCAGAAAATGGGGCCCCCGAGGGGGACTGGGGCAGAACCTTCAAGGTCCCCATTGTGGAAGCCACCTCTTCCTTCAACCCAGCCACCTTCCAGTCACTACTGATCCCCAAGGATAACCGGCCACTGGAAGTGGGCCTCCTGCGCAAGGTCAAGGAGCTGCTAGCAGAAGTGGATGCCCGGACGCTGGCCCGGCACGTCACCAAAGTTGACTGCCTG GTTGCTAGGATACTGGGCGTTACCAAGGAGATGCAGACCCTAATGGGAGTCCGCTGGGGCATGGAGCTGCTCACCCTCCCCCATGGCCGGCAGCTACGACTAGACCTGCTGGAAAG GTTCCACACCATGTCCATCATGCTGGCCGTGGACATCCTGGGCTGCACGGGCTCCGCCGAGGAGCGGGCAGCGCTTCTGCACAAGACCATCCAGCTGGCGGCGGAACTCCGGGGGACCATGGGCAACATGTTCAGCTTCGCTGCGGTCATGGGCGCCCTAGATATGGCTCAG ATTGCCCGGCTGGAGCAGACGTGGGTGACCCTTCGGCAGCGACACACAGAAGGTGCCATCCTCTATGAGAAGAAGCTCAAGCCATTTCTCAAGAGCCTCAACGAGGGCAAAG agggcCCGCCGCTGAGCAACACCACCTTTCCCCATGTGCTGCCACTTATCACTCTGCTGGAATGTGACTCGGCCCCAGCGGAgagccctgagccctggggcAGCACGGAGCATGGCGTGGAGGTGGTCCTGGCCCACCTGGAGGCTGCCCGCACCGTGGCACACCACGGAGGCCTGTATCACACCAACGCTGAGGTCAAGCTGCAGG GGTTTCAGGCCCGGCCAGAGCTCCTGGAGGTGTTCAGCACCGAGTTCCAGATGCGCCTTCTCTGGGGCAGCCAGGGCGCCAGCAGCAGCCAGGCCCGACGCTACGAGAAGTTTGACAAGGTCCTCACTGCCCTGTCCCACAAACTGGAGCCTGCTGTCCGCTCCAGCGAGCTGTGA
- the SH2D3C gene encoding SH2 domain-containing protein 3C isoform X7, with product MTAVGRRCPSLGPRGQETPGSERAAGEPEAGGDYVKFSKEKYILDSSPEKLHKELEEELKLSSTDLRSHAWYHGRIPREVSETLVQRNGDFLIRDSLTSLGDYVLTCRWRNQALHFKINKVVVKAGESYTHIQYLFEQESFDHVPALVRYHVGSRKAVSEQSGAIIYCPVNRTFPLRYLEACYGLGQGSGKAAGPASPSGPKGSHMKRRSVTMTDGLTADKVTRGDGCPTSTSLPHPRESIRNCALSMDQIPDLHSPMSPISESPSSPAYSTVTRVHAAPPAPSATALPASPVTRRSSEPQLCPGSAPKPPGESDKGPYASPSHTLCKASPSPSVSSYSDPDSGHYCQLQPPVRGSREWAAAEASSRQARSYGERLKELSENGAPEGDWGRTFKVPIVEATSSFNPATFQSLLIPKDNRPLEVGLLRKVKELLAEVDARTLARHVTKVDCLVARILGVTKEMQTLMGVRWGMELLTLPHGRQLRLDLLERFHTMSIMLAVDILGCTGSAEERAALLHKTIQLAAELRGTMGNMFSFAAVMGALDMAQIARLEQTWVTLRQRHTEGAILYEKKLKPFLKSLNEGKEGPPLSNTTFPHVLPLITLLECDSAPAESPEPWGSTEHGVEVVLAHLEAARTVAHHGGLYHTNAEVKLQGFQARPELLEVFSTEFQMRLLWGSQGASSSQARRYEKFDKVLTALSHKLEPAVRSSEL from the exons GCAGGAAACCCCCGGCTCAGAGAG ggCCGCTGGAGAGCCAGAGGCTGGCGGGGACTACGTGAAG TTCTCCAAGGAGAAGTACATCCTGGACTCCTCACCTGAGAAATTGCACAAGGAGTTGGAGGAGGAACTCAAACTCAGCAGCACGGATCTCCGCAGCCATGCCTGGTACCATGGCCGCATCCCCCGTGAG GTCTCGGAGACCCTGGTGCAACGCAATGGCGACTTCCTCATCCGGGACTCACTCACCAGCCTGGGTGACTATGTGCTCACCTGCCGCTGGCGCAACCAGGCCTTACACTTCAAGATCAACAAGGTGGTGGTGAAGGCGGGTGAGAGCTACACCCACATCCAGTACCTGTTTGAGCAGGAGAGCTTCGACCACGTGCCGGCGCTCGTGCGGTACCACGTGGGCAGTCGCAAGGCTGTGTCGGAGCAGAGCGGGGCCATCATCTACTGCCCCGTCAATCGCACCTTCCCGCTGCGCTACCTGGAGGCCTGCTATGGCTTGGGCCAGGGCAGCGGCAAGGCTGCCGGCCCCGCCAGCCCCTCGGGCCCCAAGGGCAGCCACATGAAGAGGCGCAGCGTCACCATGACTGACGGGCTCACCGCCGACAAGGTCACCCGCGGCGACGGCTGCCCCACGAG CACATCACTGCCCCACCCCCGGGAGTCCATCCGCAACTGTGCCCTCAGCATGGACCAGATCCCAGACCTGCACTCGCCCATGTCCCCCATCTCCGAGAGTCCCAGCTCCCCCGCCTACAGTACTG TGACCCGTGTCCACGCTGCCCCTCCAGCTCCTTCTGCCACAGCGCTGCCTGCCTCGCCTGTCACCCGCCGCTCCAGTGAACCCCAGCTGTGTCCTGGAAGTGCCCCAAAGCCCCCTGGGGAATCGGACAAGGGCCCTTATGCCAGTCCCTCCCACACGCTCTGCAAGGCCTCCCCATCACCATCAGTTAGCAGCTACAGTGACCCGGACTCTGGCCATTACTGCCAGCTCCAGCCACCTGTCCGTGGCAGCCGAGAGTGGGCAGCAGCTGAGGCCTCCAGCCGGCAGGCCAGGAGCTACGGAGAGAGGCTAAAGGAACTGTCAGAAAATGGGGCCCCCGAGGGGGACTGGGGCAGAACCTTCAAGGTCCCCATTGTGGAAGCCACCTCTTCCTTCAACCCAGCCACCTTCCAGTCACTACTGATCCCCAAGGATAACCGGCCACTGGAAGTGGGCCTCCTGCGCAAGGTCAAGGAGCTGCTAGCAGAAGTGGATGCCCGGACGCTGGCCCGGCACGTCACCAAAGTTGACTGCCTG GTTGCTAGGATACTGGGCGTTACCAAGGAGATGCAGACCCTAATGGGAGTCCGCTGGGGCATGGAGCTGCTCACCCTCCCCCATGGCCGGCAGCTACGACTAGACCTGCTGGAAAG GTTCCACACCATGTCCATCATGCTGGCCGTGGACATCCTGGGCTGCACGGGCTCCGCCGAGGAGCGGGCAGCGCTTCTGCACAAGACCATCCAGCTGGCGGCGGAACTCCGGGGGACCATGGGCAACATGTTCAGCTTCGCTGCGGTCATGGGCGCCCTAGATATGGCTCAG ATTGCCCGGCTGGAGCAGACGTGGGTGACCCTTCGGCAGCGACACACAGAAGGTGCCATCCTCTATGAGAAGAAGCTCAAGCCATTTCTCAAGAGCCTCAACGAGGGCAAAG agggcCCGCCGCTGAGCAACACCACCTTTCCCCATGTGCTGCCACTTATCACTCTGCTGGAATGTGACTCGGCCCCAGCGGAgagccctgagccctggggcAGCACGGAGCATGGCGTGGAGGTGGTCCTGGCCCACCTGGAGGCTGCCCGCACCGTGGCACACCACGGAGGCCTGTATCACACCAACGCTGAGGTCAAGCTGCAGG GGTTTCAGGCCCGGCCAGAGCTCCTGGAGGTGTTCAGCACCGAGTTCCAGATGCGCCTTCTCTGGGGCAGCCAGGGCGCCAGCAGCAGCCAGGCCCGACGCTACGAGAAGTTTGACAAGGTCCTCACTGCCCTGTCCCACAAACTGGAGCCTGCTGTCCGCTCCAGCGAGCTGTGA
- the SH2D3C gene encoding SH2 domain-containing protein 3C isoform X8 translates to MTAVGRRCPSLGPRGAAGEPEAGGDYVKFSKEKYILDSSPEKLHKELEEELKLSSTDLRSHAWYHGRIPREVSETLVQRNGDFLIRDSLTSLGDYVLTCRWRNQALHFKINKVVVKAGESYTHIQYLFEQESFDHVPALVRYHVGSRKAVSEQSGAIIYCPVNRTFPLRYLEACYGLGQGSGKAAGPASPSGPKGSHMKRRSVTMTDGLTADKVTRGDGCPTSTSLPHPRESIRNCALSMDQIPDLHSPMSPISESPSSPAYSTVTRVHAAPPAPSATALPASPVTRRSSEPQLCPGSAPKPPGESDKGPYASPSHTLCKASPSPSVSSYSDPDSGHYCQLQPPVRGSREWAAAEASSRQARSYGERLKELSENGAPEGDWGRTFKVPIVEATSSFNPATFQSLLIPKDNRPLEVGLLRKVKELLAEVDARTLARHVTKVDCLVARILGVTKEMQTLMGVRWGMELLTLPHGRQLRLDLLERFHTMSIMLAVDILGCTGSAEERAALLHKTIQLAAELRGTMGNMFSFAAVMGALDMAQIARLEQTWVTLRQRHTEGAILYEKKLKPFLKSLNEGKEGPPLSNTTFPHVLPLITLLECDSAPAESPEPWGSTEHGVEVVLAHLEAARTVAHHGGLYHTNAEVKLQGFQARPELLEVFSTEFQMRLLWGSQGASSSQARRYEKFDKVLTALSHKLEPAVRSSEL, encoded by the exons ggCCGCTGGAGAGCCAGAGGCTGGCGGGGACTACGTGAAG TTCTCCAAGGAGAAGTACATCCTGGACTCCTCACCTGAGAAATTGCACAAGGAGTTGGAGGAGGAACTCAAACTCAGCAGCACGGATCTCCGCAGCCATGCCTGGTACCATGGCCGCATCCCCCGTGAG GTCTCGGAGACCCTGGTGCAACGCAATGGCGACTTCCTCATCCGGGACTCACTCACCAGCCTGGGTGACTATGTGCTCACCTGCCGCTGGCGCAACCAGGCCTTACACTTCAAGATCAACAAGGTGGTGGTGAAGGCGGGTGAGAGCTACACCCACATCCAGTACCTGTTTGAGCAGGAGAGCTTCGACCACGTGCCGGCGCTCGTGCGGTACCACGTGGGCAGTCGCAAGGCTGTGTCGGAGCAGAGCGGGGCCATCATCTACTGCCCCGTCAATCGCACCTTCCCGCTGCGCTACCTGGAGGCCTGCTATGGCTTGGGCCAGGGCAGCGGCAAGGCTGCCGGCCCCGCCAGCCCCTCGGGCCCCAAGGGCAGCCACATGAAGAGGCGCAGCGTCACCATGACTGACGGGCTCACCGCCGACAAGGTCACCCGCGGCGACGGCTGCCCCACGAG CACATCACTGCCCCACCCCCGGGAGTCCATCCGCAACTGTGCCCTCAGCATGGACCAGATCCCAGACCTGCACTCGCCCATGTCCCCCATCTCCGAGAGTCCCAGCTCCCCCGCCTACAGTACTG TGACCCGTGTCCACGCTGCCCCTCCAGCTCCTTCTGCCACAGCGCTGCCTGCCTCGCCTGTCACCCGCCGCTCCAGTGAACCCCAGCTGTGTCCTGGAAGTGCCCCAAAGCCCCCTGGGGAATCGGACAAGGGCCCTTATGCCAGTCCCTCCCACACGCTCTGCAAGGCCTCCCCATCACCATCAGTTAGCAGCTACAGTGACCCGGACTCTGGCCATTACTGCCAGCTCCAGCCACCTGTCCGTGGCAGCCGAGAGTGGGCAGCAGCTGAGGCCTCCAGCCGGCAGGCCAGGAGCTACGGAGAGAGGCTAAAGGAACTGTCAGAAAATGGGGCCCCCGAGGGGGACTGGGGCAGAACCTTCAAGGTCCCCATTGTGGAAGCCACCTCTTCCTTCAACCCAGCCACCTTCCAGTCACTACTGATCCCCAAGGATAACCGGCCACTGGAAGTGGGCCTCCTGCGCAAGGTCAAGGAGCTGCTAGCAGAAGTGGATGCCCGGACGCTGGCCCGGCACGTCACCAAAGTTGACTGCCTG GTTGCTAGGATACTGGGCGTTACCAAGGAGATGCAGACCCTAATGGGAGTCCGCTGGGGCATGGAGCTGCTCACCCTCCCCCATGGCCGGCAGCTACGACTAGACCTGCTGGAAAG GTTCCACACCATGTCCATCATGCTGGCCGTGGACATCCTGGGCTGCACGGGCTCCGCCGAGGAGCGGGCAGCGCTTCTGCACAAGACCATCCAGCTGGCGGCGGAACTCCGGGGGACCATGGGCAACATGTTCAGCTTCGCTGCGGTCATGGGCGCCCTAGATATGGCTCAG ATTGCCCGGCTGGAGCAGACGTGGGTGACCCTTCGGCAGCGACACACAGAAGGTGCCATCCTCTATGAGAAGAAGCTCAAGCCATTTCTCAAGAGCCTCAACGAGGGCAAAG agggcCCGCCGCTGAGCAACACCACCTTTCCCCATGTGCTGCCACTTATCACTCTGCTGGAATGTGACTCGGCCCCAGCGGAgagccctgagccctggggcAGCACGGAGCATGGCGTGGAGGTGGTCCTGGCCCACCTGGAGGCTGCCCGCACCGTGGCACACCACGGAGGCCTGTATCACACCAACGCTGAGGTCAAGCTGCAGG GGTTTCAGGCCCGGCCAGAGCTCCTGGAGGTGTTCAGCACCGAGTTCCAGATGCGCCTTCTCTGGGGCAGCCAGGGCGCCAGCAGCAGCCAGGCCCGACGCTACGAGAAGTTTGACAAGGTCCTCACTGCCCTGTCCCACAAACTGGAGCCTGCTGTCCGCTCCAGCGAGCTGTGA